In Ignavibacteria bacterium, the sequence TAAATTCTGTAAAATTTCACATAAAGGCGTTTGCCTGTATCATGATATCATTTATATTTAAAATAATATTAGTTTTTAGTTAATGCAATAGCAAAGCATTAAAAATATATTTTGTTCAATTAAACACGAAACCATGTATATAATCCAATGTATTCATTTTTCTAACATTTATGGGAACAAATTACATTATTTTACATATAATTAGAAAGAAAGTTCATAAAAAGAGATTTTACTTTACCAAAAGCTTCAATTTAAAGGAGAATTACCATGCTGAACCAAATGAAAAACCTGATGATAGCGGCCATTGCTGCCATAATAATGCTGCCGGCCGTTCTGTTTTCGCAGGACCGCAATGAAGACATCAATATGTCATACACCGTTTACAGTAACAATATGTACGGCTCAGGTGATGACGTTATAATAAATATTTACGCCTACTATATGAAAAAAGGGGCGGAGTTCAATATAAAAATTTATAAGATCAAGGATATCGAAGGCTTCTTTTCCAGGCAGACCTCTAATTCATCAATAGATGTGCTCAGCAAAGATAGCCTTAACCTGCTTGGACTCTGCGAAGAAGTTGACAGCTTTAACAAAAGAATGAAGGTAGAAGGCTCCGAAAACTATTATTACAGCTATGAATCCTTCACTTACAAACCCCGCCAAAAAGGCGCTTATGTAGCGCGTGTATCGTATAAAAATAAAGTGGCTTACACCGGATTTTTCGTAACTGATATAGGCACTATCACAGAAGCATCAAACAACGCATTGCTTGCTTATACTGTTGATAAAAAAACAGGTGAGCCGCTAAGTGATGTTGAGCTTGGATTTTTCCTTGGCACAAAGAAAATAGGCGTTGGCAGAACAATGCAGGGTTTATTCTTCAAAGAAATTACCGCTGAAGATAGAGAGTACGCTGCCGCAAATAATATTGCATACCCGCTTATCATTGGCAGAAAAGGCGATGATATCGCCGTATCTGATCCATACCTGTATTTTGGCTATGGCGCGAATATGTACAGTGTTTATATCTATCCAAACCAGCCGGTGTATAGACCCAAATCAATTGTAGAATTTAAAGGTATCATCCGCAGATCAAATCCAAACGGATTCGAGAACTACCCCGAAAAAGAACTTACCGTTCGCATTAAAGATTCGCGCGGCGCGGAAGTTTCCAAGCAGGTACTTAAAACAAACTCACACGGAAGCTTTTCAGGCAGTTATGAAATTGAAGAAAATGCCGCGCTTGGGCAGTACTTTATTTATGCTGAGCTTGATAAAGGCCAGCAGTACACAGGTAATTTCTTTGTGGAAGAATACAAAAAACCTGAATATAAAGTAGGCATTACACTTGATAAAGACCAGTACTTAAACGGCGAGAGCATCAAAGGAATCGTACAGGCTGATTATTACTTCGGCTCACCAGTACAGGATGCTGAAGTTGAATATAATGTGTACAAAAAGACCTTCTATAAACCCTGGTGGTATTTCAGTGAATACAGCTGGTGGTATGAAGAGTATTACGCCAACCAGGATGATAACCAGAAATATAATAACGCTGATTTCATCTACAGCGGCACTGGCAAGCTTGATAAAGAAGGCAGGTTTGATTTTGATTACAGCATCAAGGAAGATTTTAAATCAAAATATAACAACTGGTGGTATTGGGATAGGGAAGCAACTTATGAAACTGATTTCATCTACATTATTCAGGCTAAGGTAACCGATAAATCACGCCGTGAGATTTCTTCAACAAAAACTGTGTATGTCACACGGTCTGATTTCTTCATGACAGCCAAGGCTGATAAATACATGTATAAACCCGATGAGAAAGTTACAGTTGAAGTTAAAGCGCTGGATTTTTCTGATAAACCCAAACAGGTAAGCTTTGAAGCCGTTGTTAACAGGCTTACATGGAGCGGCTACCCTGATTATAAACAAAATAAAAATTATGTTACAACCGTAAGCGGTTCAACAAATGATAAAGGTGTAGGTACTGTATCGTTTGATGCTGAAGGTGAAGGTTATTATTCCATAGAAATTAATTCCTATGATAGCCGCGGCAAAAAGGTAACAGAAAATACTTACTGCTATGTTTCTAAAGGTGATATGTGGTGGTGGTATAATGAATCAGGTACCGTGCAGATCTTTCCCGATAAAGACAGCTATAAACCCGGTGAAACCTGCAAAGCGCTGATTGTAACTACTACTCCCGGTGCGAACGTACTTATAACAACGCAGAATGATAATATACTATCATACAAAGTTGAAAAAATTGAAGGTACCTCAAAGCTTATTGAAGTGCCGGTAAGTGCGAATTCAAGTCCGAATTTTTATATTTCTGTTGCTTATGTCTCAGGAGGTCAGTTTTATTCAGCAAGCAAATCCGTAATGGTAATGCCTGAAGAAAAATTCCTGACAGTGAATATTGCAACAGATAAAACATCATATAAACCTAAGGATGACGGCACTGTGATGATAAAGGTCACTGATGCAGCCGGGAATCCTGTACCCAATGCTGAAGTATCACTGGGTATTGTTGATGAAAGTATTTATGCCATAAAACCCGATAACACAAAGGATATTAAGAGCTTCTTCTATGCGCCTAAATGGAACACTGTAAGTATTCATTACAGCAGCGCGTATTCATATTACAGCTACTCAAGGCTGATAACCATATACGAGCGGTTCGATGTAAAATCACTGCGCGATGAAGAGCTTGGTACTATCAAAGGCAAGCTGAGCGATAAGAACGGTAACGCAATACCGTATGCAACTATAATAATTGATGGCGACTTTGTTGCCGCTACAACTGCCGATGACGGCACTTATGAATTCAAGCTCCCCGAAGGCAGCTACACTATAAGCGTTCAGCAAAATACAAAAACCCGCGAAAGCGAAAAAGAGCTTGAAGTAAAAAAAGGACAAACAATTACCGTTAACCTTAAGTCTTCAGCAAGCGGTCTGATAATTGACGGAACAACCGTTGATTACCAGCAGTCATTTGATGATGCAGGACAGGAAAACCTGAGATCAGGTATAGTTACTACGGATAAAGTTACGAACCAGACAGAAGCTCCGCGTAAAGAAAAGAAAATGGAAACAGAAAAGCTTGCTGATTTAAAAGGTAATAAAGATGACGAAGGCGGAAGGACTAAAAACGGGTCAGAATTCGTTGAAGCTGAAACGCGCAGTGATTTCCGAGATGCGATCTATTGGAATCCTTCAGTTATGACTGATGAGAATGGCTATGCCACTGTTCAGGTCAAATTTCCTGATAACCTCACTTCGTGGACTCTCACTTCCAGGGTTATTACCAATGATACTAAGGTAGGACAGCAGGTAAATTCCGTAATTACCCGTAAGGACCTGCTTGTTAGAATGGAAACACCGCGCTTTTTCCAGCAGGAAGATGAAGTAACAATTTCAACTATAATACATAACTACCTCGAAGAGGATAAATCAACCAAGATAAGCCTGAAGGCTGAAAACATTGAGCTTATGGGCGATCCTAACGAACAGGTTATTACATTAGGCAAAAATGAAGAAAGACGTATTGACTGGAAGGTGAAAGTTACAAATCCAACAGGCTTTGCAAAGCTTACTGCCAGCGCGCTCACTAACCAGGAATCAGACGCGGTTGAAATGAAAATTCCTCTGCAGCCCCACGGCCTGCAGCTGGCTAGCTACCAGGCTATGGATATTTCCGATGCTGAAAAGACCGAATATAAGTTTGTAACAATTCCTGAATACACCGATCTAAGAAGTACAAAGCTTACTCTGAATGTAGCTCCATCACTTGCCGCAACAATGCTCGGCGCGCTTGATGAGCTCGTAGGCTATCCATACGGCTGTGTTGAGCAGACCATGAGCAGATTTTTACCAACTGTGATTGTTGCTAATGCTTTTAAAGATCTCAACGCGCCTATCAGCGAAGCAACACAGAAAGATATGCCGAAGATGGTCGAAGCCGGCTATAACAGGCTGTATTCAATGCAGCATTATGATGGCGGCTGGGGCTGGTGGACAAATGACCAGTCACATCCCTTCATGACATCGTATGTTGTGTATGGATTAACACTCGGCGATAAGGCAGGTTATCCTGTCAGAAAAGATGTTATGTCAAAAGGCATCAAGGCTATTAAAGAGCAGCTAAAAGATAAAAACCTTGAAGCTACTACCAGGGCTTATATGCTTTATGCGCTGTCATATGCGGATAATAAAGATACAAAAATATTCGAAGAGCAGTTCAGGCTGCTGATAGAAGCTGAAATGAACGACTATTCGATTGCGCTGCTTTCAATGGCTGCAAGGAACATTGGCGATAATGAAACTGCCGATAAATATTCAAGAATGCTGGTAACACATGCGCAGGATATGGGCGAATCCGGTTCTTACTGGGGCGGCAAAACCTTCCATTACACATGGCAGGATGATAAAGTGCAGACTACAGCAATGGCTGTAAAAGCGCTGCTGCTTGATCCGGTTAGCCTGAAAGATAATCCGGAATTAATGAATAAAGCTGTACGCTGGCTTATGCAGCAGCGCCAGGGCGGCGGGTGGTGGAACACACAGTCAACTGCGTTCATTATCTACGCAATGGTTGATTATCTTAAGACCTCCAAAGAACTTGAGCCGGATTATAATGTAAAAATATCAGTTAACGGCGAGCTTCTGCATGATAAAAAAATGACACGTGAAGATGTATTCATGAAAGATCTTAAATTCGTTATCGATGGCTCAAAGCTTAAAGCAGGGCAGAATGATATTAAGATAGAAAAATCAGGCACAGGCAAGGTATATGTATCAAGCGACCTGAGATATTATACCAGCGAAGGTGTTATTCAGCCCCGCGAGAATGGTTTCAGGGTACATAAAGAATATTTCAAGCTTGAAAAATACACCAAGTATAACGATGATAAGATAATATATCAGAAGCGTTATTTTGGCGGTGAAGTAAAATCAGGCGATGAAATTCTTGTTAAAGTTCGCGTTGAAGCCAAAGATAAGGATATGCAGTATTTCATGCTCGAAGATCCTATCCCTGCAGGATGCGAAGTAATAAAAGATGACTGGGCCTATACAATTGAAGATGAAAAAGATTACTCCGGGTGGGATTATTACTGGTGGAGATGGTGGTACGCTGATAAGGATATCCGCAATAACCGCGTGACATTCTTCGCAACATATCTGTATGGAGATACTTATGAGTTCACATACATAATGCGCGCGCAGATACCGGGTAAATACAACGTTATCCCCGCAACTGGTATGCTGATGTATTATCCCGATGTTCGCGGCTCAAGTGAAGAAATAAAGATCGAAATAACTGATTAAAACATATTAAGCCATCCCCTTTGGGGAGGGTTTGTATAATATTCAATTTCTTAAAGACGGCTCAATTAGCCGTCTTTCTTTATATTTACTCCCTCCCCTTCGGGGAGGGTTGGGGAGGGGTCGCTTTTAGGTGTTTTAAGACGGGAATAATAAAAGACAGATCATCGGATGAGTTAAATAATTTGTTCATTGTTGCAAATATGTATCTGAATTTCATAAACAAGGGGCTCTTAGCCCCTTGTTTTGTTCAGCTTTTGTAGTCGAGTCCTTTCAGGGCTCGCTTTATTTAACCCATAAACCAAAGTGCGAACCCTGAAAGGGTTCGACTACAAATTAAAAAATTTTGTCACCCTGAACTCCGTTCAGGGTCTGCTACCTTACACGAAAATCTTCAATTATGAGATCATTTCTGAATGAGGCACTGGCCCCTTACTCTTTTTACCTGTCACTTTTTCGGCTCCAGCCCCTGATTACCGTTATCCAGCACCCATTTCCAGTTCCCATCTTTATCTTTTTTCCATATCGTAAGATAAGTACCGTCACGCTTTTGTTCAATTCCGGTATTATCTTTAAAAGTCAGTAAAAACGTGCCGTAAGTATAACCCATGTCAAGAGAAGAGCTTATATCGGCAAATAGCGGTTGCCATACAAGTGTAAAATCATTATTGCCTTCGCTTATAAAATTCTTAACCGCATCTTTACCCACTATAGGCATTGTAAAATCACGCAGCAGCACTGCATTATCGTCAGCATAGCTAAGAAAAGCTTCAACCATCCCTTTTTTCTCTGAAAGATCAGAAAACTCCCTGTCAGCCGCTTTTAAGCTTTCCCTCCCTTTTTCTATATCTGACTGTGAATAAATATTCATTCCAATAGCTAATAATGAAATCATTATATATTTCATAATTTCTCCTTTCTATACAGTTAGATACTTTTGTGAGGGGAGTGTGACAACAAAGCCAAATATCAAATATCAATGAACAATGAACAATGAGCAATGGTGATTTTAAGAAGTGAAAGATTCACTGTCTCATTATTTCGCTATTTCACTTTTTCACTATTCAGATATTACTTCATCCTTTATCCCGAACTGATTCTGAGCCATCTTTTGTTTTTTAACCTTTGATACTACCAAAAGAAGTATAGGAAAATCCAGCATGAATGCAAAACCAACTATAAGCAGTATAAAAGAAGTTAAATGGTTTTCGAAAAACCCTTTAACCTGTGACTGTGCGGGATCTTTGGAATAATAATATACTTCATGAACTTCACCTTCATTATACCCAAGGTCACTTTCTGATGCGTCATATTCAACAAAATATACAAACGGCTTATAGTTGCCGTTCACTTCTGTAAAAGTTATATATGCTTTCCCGAGCCTTTTTTCTTCAATTGAAGTTACTTTGCATTTTATCAGGTAACATTCCTTTAAAAACGCGTCTTCCTTCTGGTAATAATATACGCCCAGTATAACAAGTATAACTGAAACGAACAGCATTGCAAATGCAATATAGCGCAACAATTTGCTAGCGTCTCTAGGAGATGTTGACATTGCTGTTAATATTTAGTTTTGATTTGCGTGCTTTAAAACCTGCTATGAAGATCAAAGGTGTTATACATAAAAAAGGTGCTCCTATGAATAGTAGAGGTGAGGATACAGGATGAAGATCAAAATAATTGCTCACTTTAGAATCACCCGGCGATGCAGAATTATAATTTATTTCGTAAACTTCGTTTACCCTGTATTCTAACGTATTATCAAATGCATCGTATCTTTCAAGGTAAACAAAAGGAGGTTTTTTGCCTGTAACATCTTCAAAAGTAAGATACGCGTAGCCTTCTTTTGGCTCTTCTATTTTAGAGATCCTGCAGGTAATAATTTCCGTTTGGCTGATAAATTTTTCCTCGCTTGTGTAATAATAAATTCCGGGTAGAACCAATCCCAATGCAATGAATAAACATAAGAATCCGGCAGCGAATATTATTTTTGGTGTGAACATAACTTTACCGTTTGGTTTTTATTAATTTTTCAGCCTCTTCGGCTTTGCGGGCAAATTTCATCAGCAGCGGAGCTGCTATTATTGAGCATACCCCTATAAATCCGAATATAGCGGGAATCGTAATACTGCCGCCCAATGTATCCCGGGAGATGTAAAATATCAGCGCAAGCGCCAAAAATACAGTCGCACTGAACATCTCAAGCAGTGCAAATATTTTCAGAAATTTCGATTTCGGCATTTACAAATATAAGGATTTATGAAAATATAAAAGGCTGACTTCAAATTACTTTGTCATTCCTGCGCAGGCAGGAATCTTGAAAATATTATATAAGAGTTTATTCCCGTTTAACCGTTTTATCAGCTTTACGAGACCCTTCTGAAAACTCTCACTTCTTCTTATTCTTCTTTATCATAGCCTTCAAAGATAATGCATCTTTGATCTTATTTGCAGCTTCCGGAGTAGTTTTAATACCCCGCCTTTTTTTATGCCAGTTCCTTCTTTTGCGTGTTCGCGCCGGGAGCATTATCTACCAAACCTTTCCAGATTCCTTTTCCACCCCGCGTATTTCGTCCGCTTAATTGGCGAATCAGCAAACACCTCCGTAAACTCCTCTTCGGTGATTTGAGCCAATGCCTGCTTTGTCGCGCTGAGCGTAGTCGAAGCGCTTATGTCATTTCCTCCAAAAACAGATTTCGGCCAAAATCCATCCTCCTCAGTTACATGGTTATACTTAGGTGAGTTAAACGGACACACATCCTGGCAAACATCACAGCCAAATATCCAGCCGTCTAAATTAATACTTTCCGGAATTTCACCGCGATTCTCGATAGTCTGATACGAAATACACTTATTCGCATTAACAACATATTCGCTTTCAATTGCGCCTGTCGGACAGGAAGAAATACAAAGCGTACAGCTTCCGCACATATCTTCAATAGGCGTATCGTAAGTAACGAAATCAATATTAGTAATTATCTCACACAAAAAAAACCATGAACCGTATTCAGGATTTATAATATTGGTATGTTTCCCCATCCATCCAATTCCGGCACGTTGTGCCCAGACTTTATCCATCACTGGCCCGTCATCAACATATGCCCTGCATAAGAGACCCAAATCCGCCCCATTGTTAACAGGGAAACGATCAAAAGCCCCCTCCTTACCAAGGAGGGGGTTGGGGGAGGTCTGTATGATAAATTCACAAAGCTCCTTCAGCTTCTTTTTCAATATCTTGTGATAATCTTTACCCCATGCATACCTTGAAATTTTCGGTTTGCTATCGTCGTGTTCGAAGGGTGTATAATAATTGAATGCAAGCGAGATCACACTTTTTGCTTCGGGCATTATCTGCCTTACATCCCTGCGCTTTTCAAAGCCGCGTTCGATCCACGCCATATCAGCCTGCTTGCCCTCATCAAGCCACTCACGCAGCTTTTCTGATTCAATTTCAAGCAATTCATATTTTGCAAAACCGCAGCCTATAAACCCAAGCTCCTTAGCTTTGGCTCTAATGCTTTGTTTGTATGTTTGATCAATGATATTCAATTTTGCAATATATTAATATATTGTTTCTTGCTTCTGTCACCCTGAACTTGTTTCAGGGTCTACTCTCGGACTCGTAAATCTCTCTTTCTGCAGGCAGATGCTGAACCAAGTTCAGCATGACAGATGGAGAGAACATCATCACGAAAAAAATATTGTGACCCTCAACTCGCCCCTATATTGTCACCCTGAACTTGTTTCAGGGTCTTCTTTCATAACCTTGTATCTTTAGGTTAGCTAAAAATAGATGCTCAAACCAAGTTCAGCATGACAGAGTGAGTAATCAACAGCATGAAAAAAAATTGTCACCCTGAACTCGCCCCTATATAGTCACCCTGAACTTGTTTCAGGGTCTTCTCTCATACTCATAGATCTTTGGGTAAATGTCAATCCTGCCAAAGCAGGTACCTGAACATAAATATTCTTAACTCCCGTCATATCCTTTCAAAACTTCCAGGGGATCAATATCATCATACCAACCTGCAGATAGGTCATCCCAATTCCTGTTTACACTTTCAATCAGATTTATCTTCCAATCTTTATGCCAATTTTTCAATTGTTTCTCTCTCTTTAATGCTTCATAGATCGAACCGGTGCTTTCGAAGAATACCAGTTTGTCTATTCTGTATTTACTTGTAAATCCTTTGTTCACACTGAATTTATGCTGCAATACTCTCAACAGAATATTATTTGTAACTCCGGTATATAGTGTCTTTGACCTGTTGGTCATAATATATACATAATATTCTTTTTGCTTCATTTTTAAAAATAATAGATGAAAAGGGTTAATTCAAGATTAGAAAGAAACTTTTTACAAATTGAGAACTCTTTTGAAACTTATGAAACAAAGGGTTTTAAAAAGCAGATGCTGAAACAAGTTCAGCATGACAAAGGGGGTAGTCTACAGCTTGAAAAAAATATTGTTACCCTGAACTTGGTTCAGGGTATGCTCTCTGACTCGTAAATCTCAGATTCTGCAGGCAGGTGCTGAAAACTTCTGAAAGTCAGGCAAGTATAGCATGACAGAAGAGGAGAATATCAACACTAAAAAATATTGTCACCCTGAAGTCGCACCTGTATTGTCACCCTGAACTCGTTTCAGGGTCTGCTTTCATAACCTTATATCTTTTGGGTTAGCTAAAAATAGATGATGAACCAAGTTCAGCATGACAGAAGCGGGGCATATCAAATTTAACTATGGATCCTTACTCGGCGGGGGTGCTATCTTAATTGAACGTACTACTGCATCTACTGTCAACTGGTATTTTTCCATCATTGCCTGCGAGGCATAATCAACATTCACCTGTATATTTTTTGCACCTGTCGGATCTGTGAACAGGTAATACTTGGTTGAAAACTTCTTCCCGCTTGATTTGATCGGGTCAGTTACGTAACCAACTACCATTGAATCATCCATCTGGAACGGATTTTTATATGTAGCCTTATTATACGCGCTGTGCTGCGGGTCATCTATAAGCAGAAAAATATTAACAGCACCCGGGTCCTCGCTTGCCGTATCAGTTGCAAGTATAATACCGCTGAATTCCTTCTGGTTCAGGTTCACTGTCCTGTTATCAACAAGCTTCCATTCTTTGGGGAACCACAGCTTCAGCCCAATTTCATTCTCATCATATGTTGCCTTAAGTGAGTCAGGTATCTCTATCCTGTTGGTATCCCTGGTATTCTTTGTTAAGTTAGAATCATTCTTAACCTTATTGGTATCATTGGTTTTAACAAGATTTGTATCCTTGGAATTATCAACAGGCCTTTTGATATTCGGAGTAATGGTTTTCTTCTGGATCTTTGGCCTTACGTCCTTGGTGTTATCCTTTATTTCCTGTTCTTCAAGCAGCTTTTGCTCTTCTTCTTTTATCTTGTCAATATCCGGCGGATCGAACTTGGGCATTTCAAGGTCTTCAACAACTACTATCCTTTGATTATTTTCGCCGTTATGTTTTTCTTCCTTCGGAACAAAGAACTGGTATATCAAAAACAAAAGGAAGAAATGGAAAAATATCGAGCCTATAAGTCCTTTGCGTGTATTAGGCTGGTATATTTTTTTTAGTATCAGGAAATCAGTACCGGGTCTTGTACTGAGATTATATATCTCATCCGGTGTCATCTCTGAAGGATCTTTTGCCGCCGCTTCTATTATAAGCGGTTTGATATGATCCTGTACATTAATTTCCTGGTCTTTGTTTAAAGGTTCATCAGTGGTTTGAGATGTCCTGTTAACATCTTCTTCAAGCTCACGGGTGGTTACTTTCTCAATTGTTTCAATGCCAACATCGGGTCTGCCTTTTATCTCTGTCTTTTCACCCGTTTTAAGCTCAATAATAGTTGCAGGCTTTTCAAATGAATAATCCTTTTTACTGCGGAATTCAGAGCAAATTGCAATTGTAATATCAGCAAACCTGCTTTCAACCACAACATTAGGATGTGAGCAGGTATTGCGTATTGCACCCTGTTCATTTGAGCTGTTAAAAACACAATCAATATTTATACATCTTAAAAACTTGCCGTTTTGATGCGATTTTGTGTCTTTTTCGTTATTATTTGTTATATCTTTTTCTTCCAATAAATGCCTGCTACTATTTAAATCGTATAATACTAATTAATGTTTCACAAATTTATCTTATTCATAATTAATAATTTAGTCAAAATTTTAAGTAAATTCAAAATTTTTAAATTACTGTATTTTAAACAGGTTGGGCATCTCTTCGTTTTATCAGCAGTTTAGTTGTAATTAAAAGTAACACTCCACCCAGCAGATTTGAAAGTACCACCAAAAAAAGCGCTGTCTGCAGGTTACTGATATCAGAAATCTTACCGATAAGTGCTGGTGCCGGTGTTGAGCCTATCAAATGCACTGTGAACAGGTAAAAAGCGAATGCCGTTGCCTTAAGTGAGCCCGGAACAATATCCTGTATCAATGCAACCATCGGGCCATAATAAAAGGTCATTAAATAAGTTGCCATAACCAAAGTCACTAAAAGCAAAATTTCATTTTGCGTGGTTAATGTAATATACATCAGGGGAGTAGCCAGAATAAACGCTATTGCCATTGCAAGTGAACGCGGCTTTTTGTATTTATTGAATAACAGGTCACTGAAATACCCGCCGGAATAGATCCCGAGCGGCCCGCCTATGATAACAGCTAATCCAATTGTAATTGATGCCTGGTCAACGGAATAATTATGGAACCTAATGAAGAACTGTGTCATCCAGCTTATTATTGCCGAAGAAGTGAATGTCAGCATAATTCCTGAAACAAGGGTCATAACATATGCAGGAGTTTTAAAAAGCTGAAAAATATTTTTGCGGTTTACCTCAGATGTGTTCTTGTGCTCATGCTTTGTTTCCTTAATCCTTAACGCCGTTAACGCAAGTATTATTCCGGGAATTGCCACAATAAAAAAACATGCTCTCCATCCAAGCTTAGAGCCCAGCACACCGGCTAGTATCATTCCAAGCGTACCGCCGAAGAACATTCCCAAATGGAATATTGAGCTTGCCCTTGCGCGTTTTTCAAGCGGAAAATTATCAGCTATAAGGGATGTTGCTGCCGGAGCATATGACGCTTCGCCTATACCAACTGCAGCGCGTGTGATTAAAAGTTGTGTGAAGTTCTGCACAAGCCCTGTTACGAACGTAGCTATAGACCATATCGCAACGCCAGCTGCAATGATGTTCTTCCTTATCCATTTATCGGCAAGTATGCCTAACGGAACCGAAAATGATGCGTGAATGATCATAAATACGGTGCCTATCAGGCCAAGCTCAAAATCGCTAAGCCCGAAATCAGCCTTCAGGAAGCTGAATAAAGGAAATACTACCTGCCTGTCAAAATAATTGATGAACTCAATTAATGTCAGTACAAGTAATATCTTCGAGGGAGCCTCGATTTTTTTCAAACCTCAGTGCCTCTTTTTACCTTTATCTTAAGTTAGTGAGAATATTGTTTAAGAAGCTCAGTAAGCAATCTTACGCCATAGCCCGTTGCTCCCGGGGTATGGTATTCTTCGGCGGATTCACCCAGACCCATTGCCACACTTGCAATATCAAGATGTGCCCACGGGTATTTATCCTGTACGAATTTCTTCAGGAAGATTCCGCCCATAATTGTGCCGGCCTGTCTTGCGGGACCCGCATTTTTAATATCTGCGATCTCGCTCTTCATCAGCTTGTCATATTCATTGTACAAAGGCATTTCCCATACTCTCTCATATGTCTTTTCGCCGGCTGCGAATATTTTTTTGTTAAGCTCTTTATCATTGCCCATTAATCCTGCAAGCAGGTGGCCAAAACAGATTATTGCCGCTCCTGTTAATGTGCAAAGATCAATTACAGCCTTGGGTTTATAGTTTGCTGCGTATTCAAGCGCATCTGCAAGTATCAGCCTGCCTTCTGCGTCAGTATTGTCTATTTCAATTGTTATTCCGCCATAGCTTTTTATAACATCACCCGGCTTATATGCGCCAGCATCGGGCATATTTTCAACTGCGGGAATGAGCCCTATCAGGTTCATTTTGTATTTAAGCCTTGCTACTGCTTCAAAGGCTCCAACTACTGCGGCTGCGCCGCCCATATCCATCTTCATTGCGTCCATTCCCTGTGCGGGCTTTATTGAAATTCCGCCTGAATCAAATGTAACGCCTTTGCCTACAAGTACTACAGGCTTCTCTGATTTATTAGCGCCGAAATACTGCAGTATTAAAAATCTTGGCGGATTTACACTGCCTTTG encodes:
- a CDS encoding leucyl aminopeptidase — its product is MKIKYEVKKIKDIKSDVVASVTFEDQVSTKMHWLNTLFKGTLDTLIETNDFKAKSNTTILTYLGPDNRSKRLMVIGLGNSKEITLEGLRKAYAAAARKLNAMKLTSVSFEVPDLAFIKSVTNASHYDIMQAICEGVFLTQYSPKKYYAKNDFVPFNEVIFFTDSPKYTREGTEALKDAKTICDAAIVARELENEPSNFLTPDKFAEYVKKSSTKAGYQVTVYDEKKIAQLNMGGVLNVGKGSVNPPRFLILQYFGANKSEKPVVLVGKGVTFDSGGISIKPAQGMDAMKMDMGGAAAVVGAFEAVARLKYKMNLIGLIPAVENMPDAGAYKPGDVIKSYGGITIEIDNTDAEGRLILADALEYAANYKPKAVIDLCTLTGAAIICFGHLLAGLMGNDKELNKKIFAAGEKTYERVWEMPLYNEYDKLMKSEIADIKNAGPARQAGTIMGGIFLKKFVQDKYPWAHLDIASVAMGLGESAEEYHTPGATGYGVRLLTELLKQYSH
- a CDS encoding MFS transporter; translation: MKKIEAPSKILLVLTLIEFINYFDRQVVFPLFSFLKADFGLSDFELGLIGTVFMIIHASFSVPLGILADKWIRKNIIAAGVAIWSIATFVTGLVQNFTQLLITRAAVGIGEASYAPAATSLIADNFPLEKRARASSIFHLGMFFGGTLGMILAGVLGSKLGWRACFFIVAIPGIILALTALRIKETKHEHKNTSEVNRKNIFQLFKTPAYVMTLVSGIMLTFTSSAIISWMTQFFIRFHNYSVDQASITIGLAVIIGGPLGIYSGGYFSDLLFNKYKKPRSLAMAIAFILATPLMYITLTTQNEILLLVTLVMATYLMTFYYGPMVALIQDIVPGSLKATAFAFYLFTVHLIGSTPAPALIGKISDISNLQTALFLVVLSNLLGGVLLLITTKLLIKRRDAQPV